AACGCCTTCTATCGCCTCCCCGAGGCCCGGACCTTCGCCGAGTGGGCGCGCCGGACCCCTGACGACTTTGTAGTGGCGGTGAAGATGAGCCGCTATCTCACTCACGTACGCCGCCTTCGGGAACCGGCCGAACCGGTGCAGCTGTTCCTCTCGAGGGCGCGCCAGTTGGGCTCCAAGCTGGGGCCCGTCCTGCTCCAGCTGCCCCCGACGCTGCGTGCCGATGCAGGGGCGCTCGCTGCGACGCTCGCCTGCTTTCCATCCGCCGTCCGCGTGGCCGTGGAGCTGCGCCACGAGTCCTGGTTCACTGACGAGACCGCCGAGCTGCTCGCCAGGCACGGGGCCGCACTCTGCCTGGCCGACGGCCCCCGGCTGCGGACCCCGCTGTGGCGCACCGCCGATTGGGGCTACCTCAGGTTGCACGAGGGGCGCGCCAGCCCCCGGCCGTGCTACGGGCGCGCCGCCCTGTCGGCGTGGGCCCGCCGGCTGGCGGACACTTGGGCGCCCGACGCCGACGTCTTCGCCTTCTTCAACAACGACGAGCGGTGCTGCGCGGTGCGCGACGCGACCGTGCTCGCGAGGATGGCGGGGCCGGCGGGGCTGCAGCCGACCCGTGTCCCGAAGACGAGCGAGGTCCGCGTCAGCTAGACCGTCCGTGGTGGCTGACGCCGGGACGCTCGACGCGACGTTGGGAGGTGCGGTCAGGACGGTGGGGATAATGGGGCCATGACGGGTCGACCTGTCCGAGGTGTCGCCGGCCTCCTTCTGACGGGGGGATCCAGCCGGCGAATGGGGGGACGGGACAAGGCCACGCTTCTCGTTGGAGGGCGGTCCCTGGCGGCGCGCGTGGGCGCGTCTCTGTCGGAGGTGGCCGCGCCTGTGCTCGAGGTGGGGCCCGGCCGGAGCGGGCTGCCCCTGGCGCCCGAGGACCGGCCCGGAGCGGGACCACTCACGGCCCTGGTGGCGGGGTGGAGCGCCTTGACGGAGGGTGGCCATCGAGGTCCCGTCGTCATCGTGGCCTGCGACCTGCCGCGGGTGTCCGAGCCGCTCCTCCGCCTCATCGCCAGCCACCCCGGCTCGGGCAGCGTCGTGCCCGTCGTCGACGGTCGCCCTCAGCCGCTGTGCGCCCGGTTCAGCGCCTCGGCGCTCGGTCACGGCGCCGTGATGGTGGGCGCCGGACGTCGGTCGCTGGGGCCACTCTTGGAGCACCATGACGTGCACTGGCTGGAGCCGTCGGAATGGAGCGGTGTCGCTGACGGCACTGACTTCGCGGACGTCGACACACCGGCCGATCTGGCCCGGCTCGGGCTGCTGCCGCGATGAGCCGGCTGGTTGCGTCGACCAATGTGCTGGCCGTCCGGGCTGGTCGCCACGTCGAGCTCCCCGACCGGTTGGCCGCCGAGGAGCCCATGGAGATCCGCGTCGGCGGACCCGGGGAGAAGCCCAGGGCGGTGAGCGTCACGATGCGGACACCCGGCCACGACTTCGAGCTGGCCGTCGGGTTCCTACGGTCGGAGGGAATCGTGGCGTCGAGCGCCGACGTCACGTCGGTGCGCTATTGCGACGCCGCTCCAGGAGACGAGCAGCGCTACAACATCGTCACCGTGCAGCTCACCCGACCGCCGGCGTTGGACGGTGTCCAGCGGAGGTTCTCGGTGACGGCCAGCTGCGGTATCTGCGGCACGACCACCCTCGACCAGCTCCGGCGCCGGTGCGACCCACTGAGGCCGGGCCCTTCCGTGGCCGTCTCGACGATCCTCGCCCTGCCGGATGCCCTCCGCGACTCACAGCGGTTGTTCGAGCAGACGGGTGGTCTTCACGCCGCCGGGCTGTCGGACCCCGAAGGGACCATGCTGTCCGTCCGCGAGGACGTGGGCCGCCACAACGCCGTCGACAAGCTCGTCGGACGCGGCCTGCTCGACGACGCGCTGCCCATGGACGATCGGCTGCTCGTGGTCTCGGGCCGGGTGAGCTTCGAGATCGTCCAGAAGGCTGCCCTGGCCGGGATCCCCATACTCGCCGCCGTGTCCGCACCCACGAGCCTGGCTGTGACCACCGCCCGTGATCTCGGGATGACCATGGTCGGCTTCATCCGCGGCCCCAGGGCCAACGTCTACAGCCACCCGGAGCGGATCGACCTCGCCCGCTGAGACGGGCCCTGTACGGATTCGGGTCTCCGCGGGTCGCGGGCTAGCATCTGTCCTCCGACCATGACCCAGAGCGTCGAAGGTGTGAGCTACCTGGCTGCGTTCGGCGGCGGCGTCGTCTCGTTCGCGTCCCCGTGCGTGCTGCCGATCGTCCCCGCCTACCTATCGGTCATCACCGGCCTCGACCTGGCGGAGGTGCGATCCGGCGCCCGCCACCACCTGGGCCGAATCACCCGGGACACGAGCCTCTTCATCGCCGGCTTCTCGGTGGTGTTCATCCTGCTGGGACTGTCGGCGACGGCGGTCGGCGAGGTGCTGTTCCGCAACCACGTGCTGCTCACCCGCCTCTCGGGCGCCGCTGTCCTGGCGATGGCCCTCTTCCTGGTCGGCTCCCTGGCGGTCAGCTCCCGGTCTGGCCGCCCCGGCCGGCTTCGGGCGCCGTGGATGTACGGCGAAGCTCGCTTCCATCCCAGCCCGTCCCGCTTCGGCCCTCTGGCTGCGCCCGTGGCCGGAGCTGCCTTCGGCTTCGGGTGGACCCCGTGCATCGGGCCGATCCTGGCCTCGGTCCTGGCCGTCGCCGCTGCGCAGGGGCGCTCGCTCGAGGGTGCCACCCTGCTGGCCTGCTACTCCCTCGGACTCGGCCTGCCATTCCTGGTCACCGGATTGGCCTTCGGTCGCCTCGCCGGCGCCTTCGACTGGGTCAAGCGACACTTCGCCGTCCTGACGCTCTCCTCGGCCGTGGTCCTGGCCGGCTTCGGGATCCTGCTCGCCCTCGACCGGCTCACCTGGGTCACGACCCAGCTCCAGACGGCC
This Acidimicrobiales bacterium DNA region includes the following protein-coding sequences:
- a CDS encoding DUF72 domain-containing protein, translating into MALLIGTSGWQYRSWRENFYPDGLPQARWLEHYAARFQTVEVNNAFYRLPEARTFAEWARRTPDDFVVAVKMSRYLTHVRRLREPAEPVQLFLSRARQLGSKLGPVLLQLPPTLRADAGALAATLACFPSAVRVAVELRHESWFTDETAELLARHGAALCLADGPRLRTPLWRTADWGYLRLHEGRASPRPCYGRAALSAWARRLADTWAPDADVFAFFNNDERCCAVRDATVLARMAGPAGLQPTRVPKTSEVRVS
- a CDS encoding molybdenum cofactor guanylyltransferase, translated to MTGRPVRGVAGLLLTGGSSRRMGGRDKATLLVGGRSLAARVGASLSEVAAPVLEVGPGRSGLPLAPEDRPGAGPLTALVAGWSALTEGGHRGPVVIVACDLPRVSEPLLRLIASHPGSGSVVPVVDGRPQPLCARFSASALGHGAVMVGAGRRSLGPLLEHHDVHWLEPSEWSGVADGTDFADVDTPADLARLGLLPR
- the fdhD gene encoding formate dehydrogenase accessory sulfurtransferase FdhD, which codes for MSRLVASTNVLAVRAGRHVELPDRLAAEEPMEIRVGGPGEKPRAVSVTMRTPGHDFELAVGFLRSEGIVASSADVTSVRYCDAAPGDEQRYNIVTVQLTRPPALDGVQRRFSVTASCGICGTTTLDQLRRRCDPLRPGPSVAVSTILALPDALRDSQRLFEQTGGLHAAGLSDPEGTMLSVREDVGRHNAVDKLVGRGLLDDALPMDDRLLVVSGRVSFEIVQKAALAGIPILAAVSAPTSLAVTTARDLGMTMVGFIRGPRANVYSHPERIDLAR
- a CDS encoding cytochrome c biogenesis protein CcdA; amino-acid sequence: MTQSVEGVSYLAAFGGGVVSFASPCVLPIVPAYLSVITGLDLAEVRSGARHHLGRITRDTSLFIAGFSVVFILLGLSATAVGEVLFRNHVLLTRLSGAAVLAMALFLVGSLAVSSRSGRPGRLRAPWMYGEARFHPSPSRFGPLAAPVAGAAFGFGWTPCIGPILASVLAVAAAQGRSLEGATLLACYSLGLGLPFLVTGLAFGRLAGAFDWVKRHFAVLTLSSAVVLAGFGILLALDRLTWVTTQLQTALQAVGLGRLVSLG